From a single Diceros bicornis minor isolate mBicDic1 chromosome 6, mDicBic1.mat.cur, whole genome shotgun sequence genomic region:
- the DUSP13B gene encoding dual specificity protein phosphatase 13 — MDLPQPRLPPPALPAGPEAAWCRPELRGQSRSAHPATGLCHFATLALALLVLLEALAQVDTQKMVRAQYGVRPRACYSICFLQLPALPLSHCLQSPQKQHQVCRDRRLEAGSIQCPSEKTTAWARYPHRMDSLQKQDLRRPKIHGTVRVPPYQPPTLASLQRLLWVRRAATLSHIDEVWPNLFLGDAYAARDKNKLTQLGITHVVNVAAGKFQVDTGAKFYHGMPLEYYGIEADDNPFFDLSVYFLPVARYIRTALSVPRGRVLVHCAMGVSRSATVVLAFLMIYENMTLVEAIRTVQAHRNICPNSGFLRQLQVLDNRLGRETGRL, encoded by the exons ATGGATCTTCCCCAACCGAGGCTTCCTCCACCAGCTCTGCCAGCTGGACCAGAAGCTGCGTGGTGCAGGCCGGAGCTGAGGGGCCAG AGCCGGTCCGCACACCCTGCCACAGGGCTCTGCCACTTTGCCACCCTGGCGCTGGCCCTGCTGGTGCTGCTGGAGGCTCTGGCCCAGGTGGATACCCAGAAGATGGTAAGAGCCCAGTATGGGGTCCGCCCTAGAGCCTGCTACTCCATCTGCTTCCTCCAGCTGCCTGCACTCCCTCTCAGTCACTGTCTTCAGTCCCCACAG aaacagCATCAAGTGTGCAGAGACAGGCGGCTGGAAGCCGGCAGCATACAGTGCCCGTCAGAGAAGACCACAGCCTGGGCCAGATACCCCCACAG GATGGACTCACTGCAGAAGCAGGACCTCCGGAGGCCCAAGATCCACGGGACAGTCCGGGTGCCCCCCTACCAGCCGCCCACACTGGCCTCGCTGCAGCGCTTGCTCTGGGTCCGTCGGGCAGCCACACTGAGCCACATCGATGAAGTCTGGCCCAACCTCTTCCTGGGAGATGC GTATGCAGCCCGGGACAAGAACAAGCTGACCCAGCTGGGCATCACCCACGTTGTGAATGTTGCTGCAGGCAAGTTTCAAGTGGACACAGGTGCCAAGTTCTACCACGGAATGCCCTTGGAGTACTATGGCATCGAGGCTGATGACAACCCCTTCTTCGACCTCAGTGTCTACTTTCTGCCTGTTGCTCGATACATCCGAACTGCCCTCAGTGTTCCCCGAG GCCGTGTGCTGGTACACTGCGCCATGGGGGTAAGCCGCTCTGCCACAGTCGTCCTGGCCTTCCTCATGATCTACGAGAACATGACACTGGTGGAGGCCATCCGGACGGTTCAGGCCCACCGCAATATCTGCCCCAACTCAGGTTTCCTCCGGCAGCTCCAGGTTCTGGACAACCGACTGGGGCGGGAGACGGGGCGGCTTTGA
- the DUSP13A gene encoding dual specificity protein phosphatase 13 — protein sequence MTLERQRGVTAETEEWVGWPMAEASLPEQRGDAEATPCPSVLELEELLRAGKVSCSHVDEVWPNLYIGDATTANNRFELWKLGITHVLNAAHGGLFCQGGPDFYGSSVTYLGVPAPDLPDFDISAYFCSAADFIHRALSTPGGRSWGVNPHPILLSHWGDVQFPLKHQSPPIPSF from the exons ATGACActggagaggcagagaggagtGACTGCAGAGACAGAGGAGTGGGTGGGCTGGCCCATGGCTGAGGCCTCACTCCCAGAGCAGAGGGGAGATGCCGAAGCCACGCCTTGCCCCAGCGTCCTGGAACTGGAGGAGCTCCTGAGGGCGGGGAAAGTTTCTTGCAGCCACGTGGACGAAGTTTGGCCGAACCTTTACATAGGAGATGC gacCACAGCAAATAACCGCTTTGAGCTATGGAAGCTGGGCATCACCCACGTGCTGAACGCTGCCCATGGGGGCCTCTTCTGCCAGGGCGGTCCTGACTTCTACGGCAGCAGTGTGACCTACCTGGGGGTGCCAGCCCCTGACCTCCCTGATTTCGACATCAGTGCCTACTTCTGCTCTGCAGCTGACTTCATCCACCGTGCCCTCAGCACACCTGGGGGTAGGAGTTGGGGTGTGAACCCTCATCCCATCCTGCTCAGTCACTGGGGGGATGTCCAGTTTCCCCTCAAACATCAGTCCCCTCCTATCCctagtttttaa